Proteins encoded together in one Penaeus vannamei isolate JL-2024 chromosome 9, ASM4276789v1, whole genome shotgun sequence window:
- the LOC113816600 gene encoding putative sodium-dependent multivitamin transporter isoform X2 yields the protein MDSQSYFGLVDYIVFAAVLASSSAIGIYFRFTGGKQKTFKYLERRFGLLTRTTASLAFSLQMTLYMGIVLYAPALALSAVTGISLQWSIIAVGLVCTFYSTLGGMKAVLVTDVFQSLLMFAAVFAVITRGVIDHGVSNIFKIAREGERLEFFNVSPDPRERHTIWSLGIGGIFTYCSLYGVNQAQVQRLLTIKDLRRAQGSLWIQWPILTLLSLSTSFAGLVLYAQYYLCDPMKSGRISNSDQLLPLYVVETMGMIPGLSGLFVSGIFSGSLSTVSSALNSLAAVTVQDYILPFAPKSLGIGEKQATKISKILACVYGGVCMTIAFSAKLLGTGVLQASLTIFGAVGGPLLSLFTLGMLCKCANQKGAMSGLLIGLVFTLWIGFGRPKPPPPFKPVSVEGCSVDNTTLITSRSLGEGVSLGNITMTEMMVDVANMTQGADNAEVVESTSFLHEIYAVSYMWIAAIGFLITLLVGVIVSRLTGGNEVLDHDLFATWVRLPPPSAALNENVCSDKVDLPDNAEVPQVSSSTKLTPESTKL from the exons TACTTGGAAAGAAGATTTGGTCTCCTCACTCGAACAACTGCTTCTCTAGCCTTTAGCCTACAAATGACTCTCTATATGGGCATTGTCCTCTATGCCCCAGCCTTAGCCCTCTCAGCAGTTACAG GAATATCTCTTCAATGGTCCATCATAGCTGTAGGATTAGTGTGTACTTTCTACTCCACACTGGGTGGAATGAAGGCTGTGCTGGTAACTGATGTCTTCCAGTCGTTACTGATGTTTGCTGCCGTCTTTGCTGTGATTACTCGGGGTGTAATAGATCATGGTGTTTCAAATATTTTTAAGATtgcgagagaaggcgaaagacTAGAGTTTTTCAA cgTCTCTCCAGATCCACGTGAGAGGCACACTATATGGAGCCTTGGCATTGGTGGTATCTTCACATACTGTTCTTTGTATGGTGTTAACCAGGCTCAGGTCCAAAGGCTCCTCACCATTAA AGACCTTCGAAGAGCACAGGGATCATTGTGGATCCAGTGGCCAATATTAACTCTCCTCAGCTTGTCCACATCCTTTGCTGGTCTGGTGCTTTATGCCCAGTATTACCTTTGTGACCCTATGAAGAGTGGACGCATATCAAACTCAGACCAA TTGCTGCCTCTCTATGTAGTTGAGACTATGGGGATGATCCCAGGACTGTCAGGACTCTTTGTCTCAGGAATTTTCAGCGGATCATTGTCAACTGTTTCTTCAGCTTTGAATTCTTTAGCAGCTGTTACAGTGCAAGACTACATCCTG CCATTTGCCCCAAAAAGTCTTGGCATTGGAGAAAAACAAGCCACAAAAATCAGTAAAATTCTGGCCTGTGTTTATGGTGGTGTGTGTATGACCATAGCTTTTTCAGCAAAATTACTAGGCACAGGTGTCCTCCAGGCTTCCCTGACTATCTTTGGTGCAGTTGGGGGACCTCTGCTCTCCCTTTTCACTTTGGGGATGTTGTGTAAATGTGCAAATCAgaag GGTGCAATGTCAGGTCTGCTTATTGGTCTCGTGTTTACACTATGGATTGGCTTTGGAAGGccaaaacccccaccccctttcaagCCAGTCTCCGTGGAAGGTTGCTCTGTAGACAACACGACTCTTATCACAAGTAGAAGCCTTGGTGAAGGGGTTTCTTTGGGGAATATCACCATGACTGAAATGATGGTTGATGTGGCAAATATGACACAAGGTGCTGATAATGCTGAAGTTGTGGAGAG caCCTCTTTCCTCCACGAGATCTATGCAGTGTCATACATGTGGATAGCAGCTATAGGCTTCCTGATAACATTGCTAGTGGGTGTGATAGTGAGCAGGCTTACAGGAGGAAATGAGGTTCTGGACCACGACCTTTTCGCGACTTGGGTACGCCTGCCTCCCCCTTCAGCTGCACTCAATGAAAATGTGTGCTCGGACaag GTTGACCTACCTGATAATGCTGAGGTTCCACAAGTGTCTTCTTCAACAAAACTCACACCTGAAAGCACAAAGTTATAG